In the Commensalibacter nepenthis genome, AAAATCTGTAAAAGCACTGGAAAAAGTTGAAAGTCAACGTAATCAAATTTTGTTGGTTTCGCAAAAGGATGCAGCTTTGGAAGACCCAACTGAAAATGATATTTATCATTTTGGTACAGTTGCGTCGATTCTACAGATTTTGAAATTGCCAGATGGAACGATTAAGGTTCTTGTAGAGGGGTTTCAAAGAGCCAAAGTAAAAACGCTTTATGATCGTGAGGCTTATTTTGAAGCTGATATCGAAATCGTTGAAGAGGTCGTAAACGAAGCAAGTAAAGAGCTTGATGCTTTACAACGCACCGTCACGACTCAATTTGAGCAATATATAAAATTAAATAAATCTATTGCCCCCGAAGTTTTGGTAGCAGTTAATCAGATTGATAATCCTTATAAACTCGTTGATACGATTACCAGCCATTTAAATCTAAAAGTTGCCGATAAACAGATGATTTTGGAGATCATTCCCGTTGAAGAGCGTTTGGAAAGGCTGCTTGAGCATTTAGAAGCAGAGCTGGGCGTTTTGCAGGTTGAGAAACGCATCCGCAATCGTGTTAAAAAACAAATGGAAAAGACTCAACGCGAATATTATTTGAATGAGCAAATGAAGGCTATTCAAAAAGAGTTGGGTGAGGGGGAAGATGGTAAAGATGAGCTTTCCGAGCTTGAAGAGAAAATTAAAAAGATTCGTTTAAGCAAAGAAGCCAGAGACAAGGCTTTATCTGACCTCAAAAAACTACGTACGATGAGTCCAATGTCCGCAGAGGCGACCGTTGTAAGAAATTATTTAGACTGGATTGTTGGAATTCCTTGGAAGAAACGTTCTAAAATCTCGAGAGATTTGAAAAATGCTGAAAAAATTCTCGATCAAGATCATTATGGTCTAGAAAAAGTAAAAGAGCGAATCCTTGAATATTTAGCGGTTCAAGTTCGCTCAGCTAAACTTAAAGGACCGATTCTCTGTTTGGTTGGTCCTCCTGGTGTGGGCAAAACGTCTTTGGCACGTTCAATTGCCAAAGCGACTGGTCGTGAATATGTGCGTATGGCTTTGGGTGGTGTACGTGATGAAGCAGAGATTCGCGGGCATCGTCGTACCTATATTGGTGCAATGCCAGGTAAAATTGTCCAAGGAATGAAAAAGGCAGGCACTTCGAATCCATTATTTTTGTTGGATGAGATTGATAAGCTAGGTTCTGATTGGCGTGGTGATCCTACTTCAGCATTACTAGAAGTTTTAGATCCAGAGCAAAACTCTACGTTTGCAGATCATTATTTGGAGGTTGATTACGATCTTTCTGATGTCATGTTTATAACCACAGCGAATAGTTATAATATGCCCCAGCCATTATTGGATCGTATGGAAATTATTCGTCTTTCTGGGTATACAGAGGATGAAAAGGTTGAAATTGCACGTCGTCATTTGCTCAAAAAACAAGGTGAAGCGCATAACTTAAAAGCCAAAGAATGGTCAGTTTCGGATGATGTGCTTCGTGAGTTGGTAAGGACTTATACACGTGAGGCTGGTGTTCGTAATTTAGAACGCGAAATTGCAAAAATTGCTCGAAAAATTGTTCGCAAAATTGTAATGGGCGAATGCGATCATATTGCTGTAACGCTTGATAATTTAGAGGAATATGCAGGTGTTAAACGATTCCGTTATGGCGAAAGCGAAAGTGAAGACTTAATCGGAATTGTGACTGGTTTAGCTTGGACAGAGGTTGGCGGTGACATCTTGCACATCGAAAGTGTGACAGTTCCTGGTAAAGGTCATATTAAGCATACCGGTAAATTGGGCGATGTGATGCAAGAGAGCGTTGCTGCAGCACTTTCATATGTCAAAAGTCGTGCATTTCAGTTTGGAATCAAGCCAGAGTTATTTGATAAGAAAGATATCCACGTTCATGTGCCCGAAGGGGCAACCCCCAAGGATGGTCCCTCTGCAGGTGTGGCGATGGCAACCAGCATTGTAAGTGCAATGACAGGTATCCCTATCCGTCGTGATGTGGCGATGACTGGCGAAATTACATTGCGTGGGCGTGTTTTAGCAATTGGTGGTTTAAAAGAAAAGTTGTTGGCTGCTTTACGTGCAGGAATCAAAACGGTTTTCATTCCCAAAGAGAATGAAAAAGATTTGGTTGATGTTCCTGAAGTTGTGAAAAGCAATCTAACGATTATCCCTGTGTCCAATGCAGATGAAGTGATTATCAAAGCTTTGATTCGCCCTTACGAATCTATTGGGTCAGACGAAGTCGCAGAATCGATAAAAATTGCTGATACATCTGCTCAAGAAGTGCCTTTGACACATTAAAATGTGATGATCTTGCAACCTGACAGGGAATAAATGTAAGAAAAAGCCTATTGAAGCGCAGAGAATGGTTGACGTTCTGTTAAAGTGCTTCAATAGTCTGAATATGGATTAATGATACAGTCCAAAAGATATAGTTTTTTGTATCCTCACTATTAGTGGAAAGATAAAATAAAATGGAAAAGCCGCTTAATAAACAAGAACTCGTTGCTGCTGTTGCAGAAAAAATTGATTTATCAAAAGCAAAATCTGCAGAAGTTGTAGATGCAGTGTTAAGCACAATTGAAGAAACGCTTGCTAAAAAACAAGAAGTGCGCCTTGTTGGTTTTGGTAGCTTTGTCACTGCAACACGTAAAGCAGCAAAAGGTCGCAATCCTCGTACAGGCGAAGAGATTGATATTCCAGCATCAATCTCTGTTCGTTTTAAACCTGGAAAATTATTAAAAGAAGCTGTTAGCAAATAGTTTTTAAGTTATTTAAAAAAACGACTAGACAGACAACGGCTTCGATGCTATGAAGTCGTTGTTCTGTTAAAAACGACAAGTTTTAAAATAGAGCGAGGGCGATTAGCTCAGTTGGTAGAGCATCTCGTTTACACCGAGAGGGTCGGCAGTTCGAGCCTGTCATCGCCCACCATAAACACTAAAAGCGGTATAAATGCTTTTAATGTAGTGACCAGTCTGTAAAGACGATAATACCCTGCGCGGGTGTAGCTCAGTTTGGTTAGAGCGTCGGCCTGTCACGCCGAAGGTCGCGGGTTCGAGCCCCGTCACTCGCGCCATTATATAGTTTATTATTTTTCTTTAAAAATAAAGGGCGATTAGCTCAGTTGGTAGAGCATCTCGTTTACACCGAGAGGGTCGGCAGTTCGAGCCTGTCATCGCCCACCATAAACACTAAAAGCGGTATAAATGCTTTTAATGTAGTGACTAGTCTGTAAAGACGATAATACCCTGCGCGGGTGTAGCTCAGTTTGGTTAGAGCGTCGGCCTGTCACGCCGAAGGTCGCGGGTTCGAGCCCCGTCACTCGCGCCACATAAAAATATTATCATAAATATCCCTTATATTAAAAATATTTTTTATGCGGCTATCATTAATAAAAGAAATTTAACAAATTAACCTCTTTATGATGCTCTCTCTCAATGCCATTGTATATTTTGATTTTACTGGTTCTGTTTGCCAATACGAGCATTTTATTAATGGTGGTGATGCGCTATTTTTTATTCATAGATGAATTAAAAAATTCTATAAAAACCCTTAATAGGTTAAGATATCTTTAAATTAGCAGAAGATTCATTGATTGTTATTATTCCTGAGGAATTTAGGTGAATTCCCAATAAAAAAATGAAAATTTTTTTATTAGATTGAGTTAATTTTATTAGATTGAGTTAATTGTTAAATGAATGAGTAGTAAATATTTTTTTTAACTTCGTAACGTGTTTAAATGCACTGTTGATATAGTTATCATCAACATACATACATATTTAGACTTAAACAGGTTTGTTTAGTAAGTGGGTTTTTAATATGTATCCGCAAAAAATACAGATTAGCAGTATAATTTTATTTTATTGTCTGTTATAAGATTAACAATATTCAATATTTGTTGATAATTTTAATTATTATAGAAGCTAAAGAGTTATCTCATGCAAGCTATTTTAGGTAATTATTTACCAGTGCTGATTTTTGGAGTAATTTCATTAATTATAGCATGTGCTATGTTAGGGGCGGCATTATTTTGTGCTAAGCAAAAACCTTATGCTGAAAAAAATTCTCCTTATGAATGTGGGTTTCCAGCATTTGAGGACGCACGCCAATTATTTGATGTTCGCTATTATCTAGTGGGCATTTTATTCACTATTTTCGATCTTGAAATGGTATTTTTGTTCCCGTGGGCATTAACGCTTTCTAAAATCGGAATGTTTGGTTTCTTTTCAATGCTTGCTTTTTTAGTGGTTTTGACCGTTGGTTTTATATACGAATGGTGCAAAGGCGCATTAGAGTGGGATTAGGTTAACTAAAGAGTAAGTGCGTAACTATTAAACAGATTTATATCTGTAAATGAGATTGTGATGAATCAGAATACAACAGAAAACTCTGGTCTTGAAAAAGTCTATTGGAATCAGGATGCTTTGCCGCCAGGGTCAGAGCAAGATGCCGTTATAAAAGGTATTACTGGGGCAATTACAGACAAAGGGTTTGTGGTTGCAAAGTTGGATCAATTAATTAACTGG is a window encoding:
- the lon gene encoding endopeptidase La: MTEKKEDTLIGDAEVEQKDTQEQNNFGLIAVLPLRDIVVFPHMIVPLFVGREKSVKALEKVESQRNQILLVSQKDAALEDPTENDIYHFGTVASILQILKLPDGTIKVLVEGFQRAKVKTLYDREAYFEADIEIVEEVVNEASKELDALQRTVTTQFEQYIKLNKSIAPEVLVAVNQIDNPYKLVDTITSHLNLKVADKQMILEIIPVEERLERLLEHLEAELGVLQVEKRIRNRVKKQMEKTQREYYLNEQMKAIQKELGEGEDGKDELSELEEKIKKIRLSKEARDKALSDLKKLRTMSPMSAEATVVRNYLDWIVGIPWKKRSKISRDLKNAEKILDQDHYGLEKVKERILEYLAVQVRSAKLKGPILCLVGPPGVGKTSLARSIAKATGREYVRMALGGVRDEAEIRGHRRTYIGAMPGKIVQGMKKAGTSNPLFLLDEIDKLGSDWRGDPTSALLEVLDPEQNSTFADHYLEVDYDLSDVMFITTANSYNMPQPLLDRMEIIRLSGYTEDEKVEIARRHLLKKQGEAHNLKAKEWSVSDDVLRELVRTYTREAGVRNLEREIAKIARKIVRKIVMGECDHIAVTLDNLEEYAGVKRFRYGESESEDLIGIVTGLAWTEVGGDILHIESVTVPGKGHIKHTGKLGDVMQESVAAALSYVKSRAFQFGIKPELFDKKDIHVHVPEGATPKDGPSAGVAMATSIVSAMTGIPIRRDVAMTGEITLRGRVLAIGGLKEKLLAALRAGIKTVFIPKENEKDLVDVPEVVKSNLTIIPVSNADEVIIKALIRPYESIGSDEVAESIKIADTSAQEVPLTH
- the ndhC gene encoding NADH-quinone oxidoreductase subunit A is translated as MQAILGNYLPVLIFGVISLIIACAMLGAALFCAKQKPYAEKNSPYECGFPAFEDARQLFDVRYYLVGILFTIFDLEMVFLFPWALTLSKIGMFGFFSMLAFLVVLTVGFIYEWCKGALEWD
- a CDS encoding HU family DNA-binding protein translates to MEKPLNKQELVAAVAEKIDLSKAKSAEVVDAVLSTIEETLAKKQEVRLVGFGSFVTATRKAAKGRNPRTGEEIDIPASISVRFKPGKLLKEAVSK